CGGCCAGCATGACCACGAAGGTCGCGGTGAAGAGCCATTGCAGCTTGTCCACGCCGGCGGCGATACCCAACGTCTCGCGTATCGGCCGCAGCATGAAATAGCCGGTGAACAGGCAAAAGAAGAAGGCGAAGCCGCAAAGCGCCGCCCACCCTTCGCCGGCATGGATGTTCAGCGCGCGTCGCAGGCGCTGCAGCGTCCTTGCCGACGCCGCCCGCGGTTCGTGCGCAGGAGGCGGACGCCGGTCGCCGCCGTCCGGGACGGGGGAGGGGATGTCCGCCACGGCGCGTCAGGCGAACAGGCCGGCGATGCGTTCGCGCATGGCGGCGTCGGGCAGCCGCCCGTAGCCGGCCCGCAGGTTGTCCTGCATGTTGGCGGGCTTGGACGTGGCCGGGATGACCGCCGTCACTGCCGGGTGACCGACGATGAACTTCAGGAAAACCTGCGCCCAGGAGGTGCAGTCGATATCCGCCGCCCAGGGTGGCAACGGCTTGCCCTTCACCTGCCGGAACAGGGCGCCGTCCTGGAACGGACGGTTGATCAGCACCGCCACCCCGTGCGCCTGGCAGGCCGGCAGCAGCCGCCTTTCGGCGCCACGGGCCGTCACGGACAGGTTGATCTGCACGAAATCCGGTTTCTCGCGCTCCACCAGCGCGGCCAGGTCGTCCTGGGCGGATTCCGTGTAGTGCGTGATGCCGATGTAGCGCGTCACGCCTTGCTGCTTCAGTTCGCGCAGCAGGGCGAGTTGGGTGGAGGTGTCGATCAGGTTGTGGACCTGGATCAGGTCCAGCTTGCGCGTGCGCAGGGCGGTTTCCGAATTGCGCACCTGGCGCATGCCGCTATCACGGCCGGTCGTGCCGATCTTGGTCGCCAGGAAGACCTGGTCGCGTCCCTGCAGGCGGGCCAGGAGTTCGCCCGTGACGGCTTCGGCGTTGCCGTAGCTGGGCGCGGTATCGATGATGGCGCCCTTGCCCGCCGCGGCGAGCAGTTGCCGGGTGACGTCCTGCAACGGCGCCAGTTCGGCCGCATTCCCCGGCGATACGTCGAAGGTATCGGCGGTGCCCAGCCCGATCACGGGCAGGGTCTCGCCGGTGGAGGGGATGGGCCGGCGGTGCATGGCCGCCGCGCCTGGCGCCGGCGGCGTCCCTGGCGTGCCTCCCGCCCTCTGGGCATGGGCGGGCACGGCATGCAGCATCCACCCGGGCGCCAGGGCGGCGATGGGCGCGTTCAGCAGGAAACGTCGGCGGGTCGGCATGCTGGTGTACTCCGAAAAGAAAAGGGGCTCATCGCGAGCCCTGAATCTGTCGGCGGCGGGGCCGATGGCCCCGCCGCGGTACGAAATCGGAATTGCCGCCTGCCGGCGATCAGTTCCGGTTGCCGCCGCTGAACGCGCTGAGCAGCATCAGCAGGTTGGAGAAGACGTTGTACACGTCCAGATAGATGGCCAGCGTGGCGGATACGTAGTTGGTTTCGCCGCCGTTGACGACGCGCTGCAGGTCCACCAGCATGAAGGCCGAGAAGATCACGATGGCCAGGACCGAGATGGTCAGCATCAGCGCGGGCAGCTGCAGGAAGATATTGGCCAGCGCCGCCACCAGGATGATGATGGCGCCCGTGAACAGCCACTTCTGCATATTGGACAGGTCGCGCTTGATGGTCGTCGCCATGGTGGCCATGGCGCCGAACACCACGGCGGTGCCGCCGAAGGCCATCATGATCAGCTGCGAGCCATTGCCTAGCCCTAGCACGAAGCCCAGCAGGCGCGACAGCATGATGCCCATGAAGAAGGTGAAGGCCAGCAGCAGGGCGACGCCCAGGCTGGATTCCTTGTTCTTCTCGATGGCGAACATCAGCCCGAAGGCCCCCACCAGGAAAATGATGGCCGACAGCCCGGGGCTGGCGCCCATGACCTGGTTCAGTCCGGTGTACAGACCCACCGCCGCGCCCAGCACGGTCGGGATCAGGGAAAGGGCGAGCAGCCAGTAGGTATTGCGCAGGACGCGATTGCGAACCACCTCGCCCGGTACGCCGGCGTAGGTACCGGCGCGATTGAAGGGGGAAGGACGATAATCGTTCATGTGACGAGCTCCTGATAGGGGGCCATTCCGCGATGGCTATGGTGCTTTGACGTCAACGCGGCCTGACAGTTCCCTGAATTATAACGGCGAGTGAACACAGATTAACGCAGACCGCCTTGCCGCGGTAGAGGGCGATTCCCGTCGCCTGCTGCTTCGACCGGCGGACGCATGCGGCGTTCCGCGGGAAGGCGGGACCCGGCCGCCGGGCGACCACTCAACCGGGACGCAGGCGGCGGACGACGCGGTCGACCAGGTCAGGCAATTCGGCTTCCAGCGACTGCCGGACGTGGGCCATGGCCTCGTCCAGGGCCTGCTGGACCGTGTGTTCCAGCTCCGCCTGCAGGGCGGCGCGCAGGACCGGGTCCGGCGGCAGGGCAGCCGTGGCGTGGGCGACGACCTCGGTCAGCACCGGCGGTTCGTTGTAGGTGTCGATCTTTTGCGTCAGGGTGGGGATGGCGGGATCGGTATCTCGGTATTCCATGGTTCCTCCTGGGAGCCGTGCGCCGCCGGCCGGATCGCGGGATCGGCGGTTCAGTTGGCGGCCTTGGCGCCGATGGCGTGGCTATGCGGGGATTCCCCCTGGGCCACGTAGGCTCGCCAGCGCTGCCTTGCCGCGGGACGGTCGTCGCCGTCGGCGGACACGATTTCCAGTATGCGCGCAAACGCCTGGTAGCCGGGCGGGCAGTCGTCGTCCAGGTTCAGCAGCCAGGGGGCGGGCCGGTCGGCGGCGGGCGTCGCCGCCGCCGCGGGATCCGCCGCGGTCAGCACCACCGGCGTGTCGGCGGCCAACGGGTCGGTCGCCAGCACGTGCGGGACGAAGGAGATATCGTCGAACGCCCACAGCATGCGGTCGAAGGCGTTCAGCCGCACCGGGTCCGCGCAATACACCACCAGCGGCTGTCCGGCCAGGTATTGCTTGCGCGCCACCTGGCAGGCGGTGCGCAGCCGGTCAGGGGCGCCGAAGGCGAAATCGATGCGGGCCATGGTGGTGCGTTGTGGCGCTCGGTCAGAGCTGGTTCAGCAGGTATTGCATCAGCAGCGGCACCGGACGCGCGGTGGAACCCTTTTCCTTGCCGCCGCGCCAGGCCGTGCCGGCGATGTCCAGGTGCGCCCAGGGGTAGGCCTTGGCGTAGCGTGACAGGAAGCAGGCGGCCGTGACGGCGCCGGCCGGGGGGCCGCCGATATTCGCCATATCGGCAAAATTGGACTTCAGCTGTTCCTGGTAGGCATCGTCCAGCGGCATGCGCCAGGCGGTATCCAGCGATTCCCGGCCGGCGCGCAGCAACGCGTCCGCCAAGGCGTCGTTCTTGGAGAACAGCCCGCTGTTGACGCTGCCCAGCGCGACCACGCAGGCGCCCGTCAGGGTGGCGATGTCCACGACCGCGGCGGGCTTGAAGCGTTCGGCGTAGGTCAGGGCGTCGCACAGGATCAGGCGGCCTTCGGCGTCGGTATTCAGGATTTCGATGGTCTGTCCCGACATGCTGGTGACCACGTCGCCGGGCTTGTTGGCCTTGCCGCTCGGCATGTTCTCGCAGGTGGGGATCAGGCCGATCACATCCAGCGGCAATTGCAGCTCGGCCAGCGCGCGGAAGGCGCCCAGCACGCTGGCGGCGCCACACATGTCGAATTTCATCTCGTCCATCGTGGCGGCGGGCTTGATGGAGATGCCGCCCGAGTCGAAGGTGATGCCTTTGCCCACCAGCACGATGGGGCCGGCATTGCCATCCTTGGCGGGCTTGCGCGCCGCCGGCTTGCCGGCGTGGCGCAGCACGATGAAGCGCGGCGGTTCGTCGGATCCACGCGCCACGGACAGGAAGGCGCCCATGCCCAGGGCTTCGATCTGCTTGCGGTCCAGGACCTGGACCTTCACGGTCTTGTAGGCGCGCGCCAGCTTCTGGGCGGTTTCGCCCAGGTAGGTGGGCGTGCAGAGATTGCCCGGCATGTTGCCCAGCGTGCGCGCCAGGTCCATGCCATTGGCGATGGCGCCGCCTTCGCGCAGGCCGGCCTGGACCTGCGTGGCATCGCCGCGTTCGATGCAGTGGACGACCTTGCGCAGCTTGGGCCGGGCGTCGCGATCGGGCTTGCCCAGGCTTTCGTCATAGTGATAGGTGGCGTTGCCCGCGCCTATCGCCGCCAGGCGCGCGCGGGCGCGGATGGGCGTGCCTTCCAGCGGCACGGACACCAGCGTCGAGGCGCCTTCGGTCAGTTGCGCGCCGACGCAATAGGCGGCGAAAGCCTGTTCCGCCGCGGCGTGGACGCGCGCCGAGTATTCGTCCTGCTTGCCCAGGCCCACCAGGACGACGCGCTGCGCGGCGACGCCCGGCAGGGAACGCAGGACCAGCGTGCTGCCCTGGCGGCCGCGGAATTCCGTTTTCACCACCGTGCGCAGCGCGCCGTTGCTGGCGCGATCGATCAGGTCGGCGGCGGCGGTCAGCACGCCGTCGGCGAAGACGCCGACCGCCAGGGCGGCCGTCTTGACCTGGTGCAGGGAGGCGGTGCTGTGTGTGCTAAATTCCAGTGACATTGAAGGCGTTCCCTTGTGCGTCGATAATAGTCAGCGATTATCCCGCATATTCTCCCATGTCCCTATTCAAGCGTTCTGTCGTCAGCGAGATCACGAGTCACGCTGGCGTTGTGTTTTCCACCCTGGTGGTGGTGTGGCTCAGCGTCCTGCTGGTCCGCCTGCTGGGCGACGCCGCCAGCGGCAACATCGGCCCGGACGTGGTGCTGGGCCTGGCTGCCTTCTCCACGATCACGGCGCTGCCGACCATCATGTCGGTGGCGCTGTTCATCGCCGTGCTGACCACGGTGACGCGCAATTACCGTGAATCCGAAATGGTGGTCTGGTTCGCCAGCGGCCTGTCGCTGGCCGACTGGCTGCGGCCCGTCATGCGCGTGGCCGTGCCGGTCGCGGCCATGGTGGCGGTGCTGACCTTGGCCGCTTCGCCCTGGGCCTATCGCCAGATCGGCGAATATCGCGAGCGCTTCGAGCAGCGTTCCGATCTGTCCAAGGTCACGGCCGGGCAGTTCGGCGAATCGCAGGACGGCGCGCGCGTCTTCTTCGCCGAAGAGCCCGTCAAGAAGGGCGACGAGCTGGGCCACGTGTTTGCGCGCGTCATCGATCCCGAATGGCTCAGCGTGCTCACCGCCTCCAGCGCGCGCACGGAAAACATGCCCAACGGCGATCGCTTCCTGGTGCTGGGCGCGGGCCACCGCTACGACCTGAAGCCGGGCTCGGCGGAATTCCGCATGTCGACGTTCGACCACTACGGCGTGCGGCTGGAAAGCAAATCCACCGAGGATCCCGCCACCGAGGCGCGCGCCGCGGCCGAGCGATCCAGCAAGGCGCGCAGCACCCTGCAACTGATGGAAGACAACACCGTCAATGCCTGGTCCCAGGTCATGTGGCGGATCTCCATGCCCCTGGCCGCCCTGATCCTGGCAATCATGGCCATCCCGCTGGGCGCCGTGAATCCGCGCCTGGGCCGGTCCGGCGACCTGCTGATCGCGGGCCTGGTGGCGCTGCTGTACATGAACCTGATCAACCTGTTCCGCGCCTGGATCGGCGACGGCCGTATTCCGTTCGGGCTGGGATGGTGGCCGGTCCATGCGGCGGTGCTGGCCTTTGCCGCGTATCTCTTCTTGCGGCGGCTACGGGTCAAGGCGCCCAAGAATACCGGCGGGCCCAGGCCCCCGGCGCCGGACGCCGCGACGACCTGATCGTTCGCCGGTTTCCACCTTGCTCCTCGCTGGGTCCGCCTCTACACTGGCCGGACAACGGCCGGGTCCGTCGCAACCCTGACGGACACCGGCACCCACGATTCCCACAAGGAAACAGGAGGAGACCATGTCCGAAGCCCCGCGTATTCCGCTGCTGATCGGCGGCGAACGCATCCAGTCGCGCGCCACCGAGTGGCGCGACGTCATCAACCCGGCCACGCAGGAAGTCGTCGCCCGGGTTCCCTACGCCACCCCCGACGAGCTGGACCAGGCCGTCGCCAACGCCCGGGAAGCCTTCAAGGCCTGGCGCAACAGCGGCCAGGCCACGCGCATGCGCGTGATGCTGAAACTGCAGCAGTTGATGCGCGAGAACACTGGCAAGCTGGCGGAACTGATCACGCGCGAGCACGGCAAGACCCTGCCCGATGCGGAAGGCGAAGTCGGGCGCGGCCTGGAAGTGGTTGAACACGCCTGCTCGATCGCCAATCTGCAGCTCGGCGAGTATGCGGAAAACGCCGCCTCCGGCATCGATGTCTACACGCTGATCCAGCCGCTGGGCGTGTGCGCGGGCATTACGGCATTCAACTTCCCGGTCATGCTGCCGTGCTTCATGTTTCCCATCGCCGTGGCCTGCGGCAATACCTTCGTGCTGAAGCCTTCCGAGCAGGATCCTTCGGCATCGCTGTTCCTGGCGGAGCTGGCGCTGGAAGCCGGCCTGCCGCCAGGTGTGCTGAACGTGGTGCATGGCGGCGCCGACATTGCCAATGCGCTGTGCGAGCATCGTGACGTCAAGGCGGTATCGTTCATCGGCTCGACCCGTGTCGGCACCGAGATCTATCGCCGCGCGTCGGACGCCGGCAAGCGCTGCCAGGCGATGATGGGCGCCAAGAACCATTGCGTGATCCTGCCGGACGCGGACCCGGAGGTCGCCCTGAACCAGTTGCTGGGCGCGGCTTTCGGCGCCGCCGGCCAGCGCTGCATGGCGACGTCGGTGGCGGTATTCGTGGGGGCCTCGCGTGACTGGCTGCCCGAATTCGTCGCACGCGCCAGGCAGTTGAAAGTGAACGCCGGCACCGATCGCACGGCCGACCTGGGGCCGCTGGTATCCCAGGCCGCCAAGGCGCGCGTCGAAGGATTGATCCAGCACGGCGTGGAAGAGGGCGCGGAACTGCTGCTGGATGGCCGCGGCATCCAGGTGTCCGGCTTCGAACAGGGCAATTTTGTCGGTCCCACCATATTCGGCGGCGTACGCGGCGATATGAAGATCTATACGGAAGAGATCTTCGGTCCCGTGCTGTGCGTCACGGGCGTCGACACGCTGGAAGACGCCGTCGATTTCATCAATGCCAACCCCAACGGCAACGGGGTGGCCCTGTTCACGCAGGATGGCGGCGCGGCGCGCTACTTCCAGAACAACATCGACGTGGGGCAGGTGGGGATCAACATTCCCATCCCGGTGCCGGTCGCGTGGTTCAGCTTCACGGGCTCGCGCGGCTCCAAGCTGGGCGACTTGGGACCGAACGGCAAGCAGGCGGTGCAGTTCTGGACGCAGACCAAGACTGTGACCGCGCGCTGGTCGGCGCATGGACGGACGGTGAATACGACGATCACCATGCGTTGAGCGGCAAATAAACGGCTTACGTTGCGCTAGTGCAGCAACTGGGGTGTCAATCCCAGTGCATCCGCAGCCTTTGCAAGCCGTTTGTCCCGAGTCCACAGGGTCGTGCCGGGCTGCAATCGTGCGGAGGCCAGCAGCGATGTGTCCACGTAACCAATGCCGCGATTGAATAGTTGTTCGCGCTCGATGAGAAAGAGCGTTTCATCGGGCGTGGCAACCGGCGCGTTCGGTAGATCGCGCAACGCGCCGAGCACGGTCTCACGATTTTTCAGGCTGCCCAATGCAATCTCGGCGATCACGAAGGGATGCGCGAGGACTAGTCCGTTCGTCAGCAAGTCAACCAGAACGGGGTCGGCCGCATTGATGTGGTCGATCCATACGGACGTATCGACCAAGATCATTCCGTGC
This genomic interval from Bordetella genomosp. 8 contains the following:
- a CDS encoding DNA polymerase III subunit chi — protein: MARIDFAFGAPDRLRTACQVARKQYLAGQPLVVYCADPVRLNAFDRMLWAFDDISFVPHVLATDPLAADTPVVLTAADPAAAATPAADRPAPWLLNLDDDCPPGYQAFARILEIVSADGDDRPAARQRWRAYVAQGESPHSHAIGAKAAN
- a CDS encoding CoA-acylating methylmalonate-semialdehyde dehydrogenase, which encodes MSEAPRIPLLIGGERIQSRATEWRDVINPATQEVVARVPYATPDELDQAVANAREAFKAWRNSGQATRMRVMLKLQQLMRENTGKLAELITREHGKTLPDAEGEVGRGLEVVEHACSIANLQLGEYAENAASGIDVYTLIQPLGVCAGITAFNFPVMLPCFMFPIAVACGNTFVLKPSEQDPSASLFLAELALEAGLPPGVLNVVHGGADIANALCEHRDVKAVSFIGSTRVGTEIYRRASDAGKRCQAMMGAKNHCVILPDADPEVALNQLLGAAFGAAGQRCMATSVAVFVGASRDWLPEFVARARQLKVNAGTDRTADLGPLVSQAAKARVEGLIQHGVEEGAELLLDGRGIQVSGFEQGNFVGPTIFGGVRGDMKIYTEEIFGPVLCVTGVDTLEDAVDFINANPNGNGVALFTQDGGAARYFQNNIDVGQVGINIPIPVPVAWFSFTGSRGSKLGDLGPNGKQAVQFWTQTKTVTARWSAHGRTVNTTITMR
- a CDS encoding Bax inhibitor-1/YccA family protein; the protein is MNDYRPSPFNRAGTYAGVPGEVVRNRVLRNTYWLLALSLIPTVLGAAVGLYTGLNQVMGASPGLSAIIFLVGAFGLMFAIEKNKESSLGVALLLAFTFFMGIMLSRLLGFVLGLGNGSQLIMMAFGGTAVVFGAMATMATTIKRDLSNMQKWLFTGAIIILVAALANIFLQLPALMLTISVLAIVIFSAFMLVDLQRVVNGGETNYVSATLAIYLDVYNVFSNLLMLLSAFSGGNRN
- a CDS encoding aldo/keto reductase, which produces MPTRRRFLLNAPIAALAPGWMLHAVPAHAQRAGGTPGTPPAPGAAAMHRRPIPSTGETLPVIGLGTADTFDVSPGNAAELAPLQDVTRQLLAAAGKGAIIDTAPSYGNAEAVTGELLARLQGRDQVFLATKIGTTGRDSGMRQVRNSETALRTRKLDLIQVHNLIDTSTQLALLRELKQQGVTRYIGITHYTESAQDDLAALVEREKPDFVQINLSVTARGAERRLLPACQAHGVAVLINRPFQDGALFRQVKGKPLPPWAADIDCTSWAQVFLKFIVGHPAVTAVIPATSKPANMQDNLRAGYGRLPDAAMRERIAGLFA
- the lptF gene encoding LPS export ABC transporter permease LptF yields the protein MSLFKRSVVSEITSHAGVVFSTLVVVWLSVLLVRLLGDAASGNIGPDVVLGLAAFSTITALPTIMSVALFIAVLTTVTRNYRESEMVVWFASGLSLADWLRPVMRVAVPVAAMVAVLTLAASPWAYRQIGEYRERFEQRSDLSKVTAGQFGESQDGARVFFAEEPVKKGDELGHVFARVIDPEWLSVLTASSARTENMPNGDRFLVLGAGHRYDLKPGSAEFRMSTFDHYGVRLESKSTEDPATEARAAAERSSKARSTLQLMEDNTVNAWSQVMWRISMPLAALILAIMAIPLGAVNPRLGRSGDLLIAGLVALLYMNLINLFRAWIGDGRIPFGLGWWPVHAAVLAFAAYLFLRRLRVKAPKNTGGPRPPAPDAATT
- a CDS encoding leucyl aminopeptidase; the encoded protein is MEFSTHSTASLHQVKTAALAVGVFADGVLTAAADLIDRASNGALRTVVKTEFRGRQGSTLVLRSLPGVAAQRVVLVGLGKQDEYSARVHAAAEQAFAAYCVGAQLTEGASTLVSVPLEGTPIRARARLAAIGAGNATYHYDESLGKPDRDARPKLRKVVHCIERGDATQVQAGLREGGAIANGMDLARTLGNMPGNLCTPTYLGETAQKLARAYKTVKVQVLDRKQIEALGMGAFLSVARGSDEPPRFIVLRHAGKPAARKPAKDGNAGPIVLVGKGITFDSGGISIKPAATMDEMKFDMCGAASVLGAFRALAELQLPLDVIGLIPTCENMPSGKANKPGDVVTSMSGQTIEILNTDAEGRLILCDALTYAERFKPAAVVDIATLTGACVVALGSVNSGLFSKNDALADALLRAGRESLDTAWRMPLDDAYQEQLKSNFADMANIGGPPAGAVTAACFLSRYAKAYPWAHLDIAGTAWRGGKEKGSTARPVPLLMQYLLNQL
- a CDS encoding type II toxin-antitoxin system VapC family toxin, which encodes MILVDTSVWIDHINAADPVLVDLLTNGLVLAHPFVIAEIALGSLKNRETVLGALRDLPNAPVATPDETLFLIEREQLFNRGIGYVDTSLLASARLQPGTTLWTRDKRLAKAADALGLTPQLLH